The Elusimicrobiota bacterium DNA window TCCTGGCCGAGAAGGACTCCCCCGAGCGCGGCGGGGCCGCGCTCGGGGTCCGTTACGACGGCGCGACCTTCCGGCGGGACTCCGCGGATCCGGTCGTCGGGCTTCCGTCCGAGGACCCTCTCGCGGCCGCGCAGCTCCTCCCGGCGGAGGCCGGGCCGGCCTCCGCCTCCGCCGAACCCTCCGTCGAAGGGAAGGTCTCCCTCACTGCGTCCGAGGAGAAAGACCGCGCCAAAGTCCTCAGCCGCTACCTCTGGGGCACGCGGGCCTTCAAGGTGGGCATGGAGGCCCTGGGCCTGGCCGTCCCCCTGCTCGCGCTGACCACTTTCGGGTCCGCGGCCATCGCCGCGGGGATGGCCGCCGGTTGGGGACTCTCGCAAGCGGCCTTCGGCATCTGGGGCGGAAGCCTCATCGACCGGAACCCCCCCGGGAAGATCCTGACGCGCGCGATGTACCTGGAGGCGCTGACCGGCGCCTCGCTCATCGCCCTGTTCATGGTCGACAAGTTCCTGCCCGCCGTGCTCCCCTTCGCGGCCTTCAACCCCGTCGCGGTGCTCGTCCTCTACAGCCTCGCCGGCGGCTTCGTCGGCATGGCCGACGTCGCCCGGCAGGTCGTCCCGCCGAGCGTGTTCGGCGAGGACGAGAAGGCCGTGAAGGCCTTCTACGCCCGGACCCACATCGCCTACGAGGTCGCGGGCGTCCTCGGCGCCGCACTCGCCGGCCTGACCATCAAGTATCTCGGGATCGCCGCGGTGCTGGCCATCCATCCGCCCATGTACCTCCTGGCGGCCCTGATCTTCTCCAAGCTCCGACTGCCGCAGGCCCATCCCGTCGTCAAGGCCGCGCCGGACCCGGCGGCGCCGCGCGGGCTGAAGGCCGTCTGGGCGGACCTGAAAGAGGGCGCGCGCACGATCCATTCCTCTCCGATGATCATGTGGGGAGCGGCCGCGATCATCCTCCCCTTGATCGTCCACCGCCTCATGGAGTCGCTGCTCATCCCCGTCTTCGCGAAGGCCGTCCTGCTCGCGCCGGCCAAGGCCGCCTGGATGACGACGGCGTCGAACGCCGGGGAGCTCCTCGGCGCGCTCGTGCTCTCGCGCTCCATGAAGAAGGACCATCCGCCGCACTCGGCTTTCTGGGTGCGACTTCTGGCGCTCGGTCTCGTGGGACTGTGGGCGTTCAGCATCTCTCCGACCCTCTGGACCATCCTTCCCTTCATCACCCTCAGCCGGGTGACCTGGGCGGCGAGCGACCTGAGCCTGCGAGGGAAGCTCCAGTCGGCCATCTCCCCCGACAAGCGCGGCCGCACCTTCGGTCTGATCACCGCGGTGACCTTCGTCCTCATCGTCGCCTCGTCGCTGGGGCTCGGGATGCTCATGGACGCCTTCCCCATCTCCGCCGTCTACATCGGGGTCAACGTCGTGCTGACTCTGCTCGCCCTCGTGCTCCTGAAAGCCTCCTTCCCCCTCGCGGAGAAGAAGGTCTCCCTCAAGAAATCCTGACGGCTCCGTTCAGAGCCCGAGGGCGTCTTTCTGGAACTGCGGCAGTTGGAAGGCCGCGGAGTGGATCCCCGCGTTGTAGTAGCGGAACTTCAGCCCCGAACGCGCGACGCGCGCGGGACGGAAGCCCTTGAGGGGGTCGAGGCGGTCGGAGGCGAAGGAGAACGACCAGAGGCCTCCGGGGTAGGTCTGGTTCGAGAAGTTGTAGAAGCGGACCTTGCGGAAGACGGAGCGCAGGACCTTCGCGAGCCCCCGCTGGGCCTCGGCCTCGTAGAAGGGCGATTCCGCCTGCGAGACGACGACGCCTCCCGGGCGCAGCGCGCGGCGGACGTCGGAGTAGAACTTCCTCCCGAAGAGCGGAGCGGCCGGCCCGATGGGGTCGGTGGAGTCGACGATGACCGCGTCGAAGCGCTCCCGGGTTCTCGCGACGTAGCGCACGCCGTCCCCGATGACGACCTGGGCGCGGCGGTCGTCGAGCGCCGCCGCGGTCTGCGGGAGGTGGCGGCGGCAGGCGTCGATGACCAGCCGGTCGATCTCCACGAGGACGCAGCGTTCGACGCCCGGATGGCGCAGGACCTCGCGGACGGTGCCGCCGTCGCCTCCCCCGATGACGAGGACGCGCCGCGGGGCCGGGTGCGTGAAGAGCGGGACGTGGGCGATCATCTCGTGGTAGACCGCTTCGTCGGCCTCGCTGAGCATGACGAGCCCGTCGTTGAGCAGCATGCGCCCGAGCGCGGTCTCGACGATGGCGACGTCCTGGAAGCGGCTGCGTCCTGAGAAGAGCACGCCCTTCGCGCGGAAGCCCAGCTGCACGCCGGCGCGGTGGCGCTCCGTCACCCAGAGGTCGGCCGTCGGGCCCGTGGTCTTCATCGTCGGAACCTCACTTCGTACGCGGGGCTCGGCTCCTTCTGGGGCCGGTGGAAGCGCTGGTAGCGGACCTCGTAGCCGCAGCCGAGATACTCGCTGCTCTCCCCGCGGCTCGAGTAGCCCAGACGCGCGGGGACGCCGCTGCGCGCCGGCATCTGGAAGAGGACGAGGTCGAAGGTGCGCGGCTCGAAGATGCTGAGGACCTTCTCGAGGGTGTCGCCGTAGGCGCGCGCGCCGAGCGGGACGTTGGTCTCGAAGCTCACGTAGGAGCCGGACTCCTCGGGGGTCACGTGGACGGTGTAGTACTGGCGGCGCCGGATGGCGTTGAGGGAGTAGCCCATCGGGCGGAAGAGGTGGTCGTCGACCTGGAAGCCCGGGAAGATCTCGCGCACGTCGGTGCGGCTCTGGATGTAGGAAAGGTTGTGGCGCGAGCCGGAGCAGAAGATGTCGCGCGCGCGCGGGCTGATGTCGTGCATCAGGATCTCGAGGGTCGTGTCGCGCATCTCCGGGTCGTAGGGTCGGCGGAGGTGGAAGAGGTAGACGTGGTGCTCGTCCTGAGGGCCGAAGCGCAGGGCCCGGCCGCGCAGGCGGCGGTCGAGGAGCGCCGCGTCGGCGTAGAAGCTGGAGCGCTGGTAGTGCGGGAAGAGCTCGTTCTTGCGCTCGTAGATGAGGGAGAGGATGCGGCGCGAGGGGATGCGCTCGAGCATCTTCACGACGGCCTTCGCCAGGGTCGTGCGGCCGCAGGTGAACATCAGGACCCGGTCGTCGTAGACGAAGAGGCTGGACTCGGAGAGGAGGTAGGCGTCGCAGTCGTCGTTGGAGACCTTGGAAAGGATCTTCGCGTCGGCTTTCGCGACGACGGAGCCCCACCAGGCGGTCCCGAGGCTCCGCAGCCGCGGCCCCTTGGGCGAGACGACCAGTTCGACCTTCTTCTCAGGTCCTTCGAAGTACAATTCTTCCACACCCCCACGCAGTATAGTCGACCCGATTTGCGTCCCGCCTATTCTATAAAAATGCGCGCACGCCCGGCGCGCCGGATGTCGTAGAATCGAAGGATGACCGAACTCCTCCAGCGCCCGCGCGCCCTCGAGCTGCTCCATGCCCACGTGCAGGCGGAGAACATGCGCCGCCACTGCCTCGCCTCGGAAGCCGTGCTGCGCGCCCTCGCGCGCCGCTTCGGCGAGGACGAGGAGCTCTGGGGCATCGCCGGCCTCCTCCACGACGTGGACATCGAACTCACGGGCGCGGACCCGAAGGTCCACGGGATCAAAGGGGCCGAGATGCTGGCGGCCGCCGGCTATCCCTCCGCGCTCGTCGAGGCGGTGCGCCTGCACAACGACAAGGCGACCGGGCAGGGCCGCAGCGAGCGCTTCCACGTCGCCCTCGCGGCCGGCGAGACCCTCACGGGGCTCATCACCGCCACGGCCCTCGTCTATCCCGACAAGAAGCTCTCCAGCGTGAAGGCGAAGTCGGTGGTCAAACGCATGAAGGAGAAGGCCTTCGCGGCCTCGGTGGACCGCGCGGTCATCCTCGAGTGCGAGAAGATCGGGGTCCCGCTCCCCGAGTTCGCCGAGCTCGGCCTCGCCGCCATGCAGGGCATCGCCGGGGAGCTCGGCCTCTGAAGGGCCTCCAGTCGATCGAGTTGTCTTGTCCGTACTGCGGAGAGACCATCGAGCTCGCGGTGGAGCCCCTGCCCTCTCTTCAACGCTACATAGAGGATTGCAGCGTCTGCTGTCACCCCCTCCAGCTCGAGGTGACCCCTGGGGATCCCCCCTCGGTGAGCGCCTCGAGGGCCTGAATCCTCCACAGCCGTCAATATAGGTCCTTGGACCTACTCGTAACGCTTCCATCGGTCCCGTGAGGTCTGGGTCCGCGGGACCCATACTGAAGCCGGAGGTGGTTCATGAAAACGACCCGGCTGTCGTGCGTCCTCGTCGCGGCGTTCATCTTCGCCGCGTGCAAACCGGACGGCGGGAACGAGCAGGGCAGGAACGGGACCCCGCAGAACACGAAAGCAGGGACGGCGCAGGCCCCCCAGGCCGCGCAGGAACGGCTCGCCGCGGCTCCGAGCGCGGCGGTCGAGCGCAAAGACCTTCCCGTCCCGGCCGCCCGGTCCGCGGCCGCGACCCCCTCCGCGGAGACCTCGGCCGCCGGGGAACGCGTCAAGGAAGAGGCGGGGCTCCGCTTCGACGGTTCGACGGAGAAGCCCGCTGCTCAGGAACTCGCCCGGCTCGCCGGCGGCGACGGCCCCGCGGTGAAGCCCGAAGGCTCTGACGAGGAGGACCGCGCCCGCGCGGTCGCGGAGCTCACCGCCTCGACCTCTCCCGCGCTCGCGCTCGACGACCCCTCCCGCGCGCCCGCCGCGCCCGTACCCTCCGCTCCGCAGGGCCCTTCGCTGCTGGAGCAGGCGGCGCAGGTCATGAAGGAGGACGTCCTGAAGCCCGCGAAGGAGTTCGCGGCGAAGCTGGGGCAGGAGGCCGTGGCGCTCTGCGACGGAGCCCGGGAACGGGCCGCCGGGGCCTACGCGGCGGCGAAGGATAAGGCCGTGGAGCTCGCGCTCGCCGCCAAGGAGAAGACGGCCGAGCTCGCCGCCGCCGCCGAAGCGAAGGCCCTCGAGGCCGCCGCCATGCTCAAGCGCAAGGGCGTCGAGTACGCTGCGGCGTTCAAGGAGCGCGCCGCCGAGGCGCTGCGCGCGTCGACGGAGTTCGCTTCCAGGGTGAAGGACGACACCGTCGCGGTCGTCGTCGCCGCGAAGGGCAGGGCCGTCGAGCTCGCTTCGACGGCGAAGGAGAAGACGGTCGAACTCGCGGCCGCGGCCAAGGAGAAGACCGCGGTAGTCGTCGAAAAGACCGGGGAGGTCCTTGTCGCGATGAAGGACAAGGTCGTGGAGGTCGCCGTCGCCGCCAAGGATAAGACGGTCGAGCTCGCCGTCGCCGCCAAGGACAAGACGGTCGAGCTCGCCGTTGCGGCGAAGGACAAGACCGTCGAGCTCGCCGTCGCCGCCAAGGATAAGACGGTCGAACTCGCCGTCGCGGCGAAGGACAAGACCGTCGAGCTCGCCGTCGCCGCTAAGGATAAGACGGTCGAGCTTGCCGCCGCGGCGAAGGAGAAGACCGTCGAGGTCGCCGGCCGGATCAAGACGGGAGTCATCGACGCGGCCGCTCAAG harbors:
- a CDS encoding adenosylmethionine decarboxylase: MEELYFEGPEKKVELVVSPKGPRLRSLGTAWWGSVVAKADAKILSKVSNDDCDAYLLSESSLFVYDDRVLMFTCGRTTLAKAVVKMLERIPSRRILSLIYERKNELFPHYQRSSFYADAALLDRRLRGRALRFGPQDEHHVYLFHLRRPYDPEMRDTTLEILMHDISPRARDIFCSGSRHNLSYIQSRTDVREIFPGFQVDDHLFRPMGYSLNAIRRRQYYTVHVTPEESGSYVSFETNVPLGARAYGDTLEKVLSIFEPRTFDLVLFQMPARSGVPARLGYSSRGESSEYLGCGYEVRYQRFHRPQKEPSPAYEVRFRR
- a CDS encoding HDIG domain-containing metalloprotein; this translates as MTELLQRPRALELLHAHVQAENMRRHCLASEAVLRALARRFGEDEELWGIAGLLHDVDIELTGADPKVHGIKGAEMLAAAGYPSALVEAVRLHNDKATGQGRSERFHVALAAGETLTGLITATALVYPDKKLSSVKAKSVVKRMKEKAFAASVDRAVILECEKIGVPLPEFAELGLAAMQGIAGELGL
- a CDS encoding CPXCG motif-containing cysteine-rich protein; this translates as MREDRGPAPRVRRARPRRHAGHRRGARPLKGLQSIELSCPYCGETIELAVEPLPSLQRYIEDCSVCCHPLQLEVTPGDPPSVSASRA
- the speE gene encoding polyamine aminopropyltransferase is translated as MKTTGPTADLWVTERHRAGVQLGFRAKGVLFSGRSRFQDVAIVETALGRMLLNDGLVMLSEADEAVYHEMIAHVPLFTHPAPRRVLVIGGGDGGTVREVLRHPGVERCVLVEIDRLVIDACRRHLPQTAAALDDRRAQVVIGDGVRYVARTRERFDAVIVDSTDPIGPAAPLFGRKFYSDVRRALRPGGVVVSQAESPFYEAEAQRGLAKVLRSVFRKVRFYNFSNQTYPGGLWSFSFASDRLDPLKGFRPARVARSGLKFRYYNAGIHSAAFQLPQFQKDALGL